One genomic window of Dunckerocampus dactyliophorus isolate RoL2022-P2 chromosome 7, RoL_Ddac_1.1, whole genome shotgun sequence includes the following:
- the mtmr11 gene encoding myotubularin-related protein 11 isoform X3, giving the protein MLTGSKSTFKVRQMLPDIKERMLSQSGMNARSRDVFGLRCLPGECVLQRAVMVRKKLTAREGRGWLSGTLFCTHFRVAFVPQDAPKPDDNADPVLLGDHDVALASIEKVVVVGPNRTKLVTPNSSLKFTPEELVLYCRDLRVICFLFDRLTPDVQVIEMTHTIAKTYQPLKPGSVLSFQNAALGSVEMKQFLSNRRRDAHMNWYESASDWEQEVERCGATGWRVSSVNDRFEMSTSLPRFLVVPQKVLDTELKKSFAHFNDGRIPRWCWRHPRGSDLLRMSSFQNNIYHEKDDIRNLELILFGCQSSLCVVVELGEELPSPADIQLAHGRLRALCLGDISTSVTVPDDKWLSTLEGTRWLDYTRSCLKKASEVACLLRSGHMTVALQEAEDRDMSCVVSSLVQVMCDPHCRTQRGFQNLVQKEWVMAGHRFYSRINYHRDNDKEEAPVFLLFLDCVWQLWSQYPSRFQLTDDFLLALHDSTHLPLFSSFLGNCQRERCRRSQNLGQSYTPVNGWRDPHHSDCTSEPPDPPLPPVWDWSLQYSKQRQARFTQPVPATLPLRPLLNGNLNTHPDTHRLADAIPGSVFLLSRGVFSCPANLLPWRCGGGSSSGVYRKSHRRALSSENVPGLERLLKAWSLTEAPSVLTSNSGLHGPLDPYEPLLPLLMGPCMGLWRECYHRGALHAQTRCHLPDSKSPSRHSHQPPCWTL; this is encoded by the exons ATGCTGACTGGATCTAAAAGCACGTTTAAAGTGAGGCAAATGCTCCCAGACATTAAG GAAAGGATGCTGAGTCAGAGCGGGATGAACGCGAGGAGTCGAGATGTCTTCGGACTACGCTGTCTTCCAG GCGAGTGTGTGCTGCAGAGAGCCGTCATGGTGAGGAAGAAGCTGACAGCCAGGGAAGGAAGAGGATGGCTGTCTGGGACGCTCTTCTGTACGCACTTCAGAGTGGCCTTTGTGCCTCAGGACGCGCCCAAGCCGGAC GACAATGCGGACCCCGTTCTGTTAGGAGATCATGATGTCGCTTTGGCCTCCATAGAGAAGGTTGTGGTTG TGGGCCCCAACAGGACCAAGCTGGTGACCCCCAACTCCTCGCTGAAGTTCACCCCAGAGGAGCTGGTTCTTTACTGCCGCGACCTGCGAGTGATCTGCTTCCTGTTTGACCGCCTGACCCCTGATGTGCAGGTCATAGAG ATGACGCACACCATCGCCAAAACATACCAGCCTCTCAAACCAGGGTCGGTTTTGTCTTTCCAGAACGCTGCTCTTGGTAGCGTAG AAATGAAGCAGTTTCTTAGCAACCGCCGGCGGGACGCCCACATGAACTGGTACGAGTCGGCCTCGGACTGGGAGCAGGAAGTGGAGCGGTGCGGCGCCACCGGCTGGAGAGTCAGCTCCGTCAACGACCGCTTTGAGATGTCCACCAG TCTGCCGAGGTTCCTCGTGGTTCCACAGAAGGTTCTAGACACTGAGCTGAAGAAAAGCTTTGCCCACTTCAACGACGGACGCATCCCT CGTTGGTGCTGGCGACACCCAAGAGGGAGCGACCTCCTGCGAATGTCCAGCTTCCAGAACAACATCTACCACGAGAAGGACGACATCAG GAACCTGGAGCTCATCCTGTTTGGGTGCCAGTCCTCCTTGTGCGTGGTGGTGGAGCTGGGGGAAGAGCTGCCCTCGCCAGCCGACATACAGCTGGCACACGGCCGCCTGCGTGCTCTCTGTCTGGGAG ATATCTCCACGTCCGTGACTGTGCCAGATGACAAGTGGCTGTCCACCCTGGAAGGAACTCGCTGGTTGGACTACACCAG GTCGTGTCTGAAGAAAGCGTCCGAGGTGGCCTGCCTTCTTCGCAGCGGTCACATGACTGTGGCGCTGCAAG AGGCGGAGGACCGGGACATGAGCTGCGTGGTGTCCAGCCTGGTGCAGGTGATGTGCGACCCCCACTGCAGAACCCAGCGGGGTTTCCAGAACCTGGTGCAGAAGGAGTGGGTGATGGCGGGCCACCGCTTCTACAGTCGCATCAACTACCACCGTGACAACGACAAAGAGGAG GCTCCGGTCTTCCTGCTCTTCCTGGACTGCGTGTGGCAGCTGTGGTCGCAGTATCCCTCTCGATTCCAGCTGACCGACGACTTCTTGCTGGCCCTGCATGACAGCACGCACCTGCCTCTCTTCTCCAGCTTCCTGGGCAACTGCCAGCGGGAACGATGCAGGCGCTCCCAG AACCTAGGCCAGTCCTACACGCCGGTCAACGGCTGGCGAGACCCGCATCATTCGGATTGCACTTCGGAGCCGCCTGACCCGCCCCTTCCTCCAGTGTGGGACTGGTCCCTGCAGTACAGCAAGCAGAGACAAGCTCGCTTCACGCAGCCTGTCCCGGCCACGCTTCCTCTGCGGCCGCTGCTCAACGGAAACCTGAACACCCACCCAGACACACACAGG CTGGCCGACGCCATCCCCGGATCCGTCTTCCTCCTCTCCCGAGGCGTCTTCTCCTGTCCTGCCAACCTGCTTCCCTGGCGGTGCGGCGGCGGCAGCAGTTCGGGTGTTTACAGGAAGAGCCACCGCAGGGCGCTGTCCTCAGAGAACGTTCCCGGGCTGGAGAGGCTGCTGAAAGCGTGGTCCCTCACCGAGGCCCCCTCGGTCCTCACTTCCAACTCAGGACTTCATGGACCACTGGACCCCTATGAGCCCTTGCTGCCCCTGCTTATGGGGCCCTGCATGGGGCTGTGGAGGGAGTGCTACCACCGGGGGGCGCTGCATGCCCag